Proteins found in one Isachenkonia alkalipeptolytica genomic segment:
- the thiT gene encoding energy-coupled thiamine transporter ThiT: MFKNFDIQLDQLSLEVWVILGVMILLPVMLLLFHRSRESQGGRLLQTKVLVYGSLCVALSFLLSYIRLFRMPQGGSVTLAGMLPIIIFAVAFGPLPGILAGFALGLLNLIQDPYIVHWMQIFLDYPLAYGALGLAGIYRKHLSISALIAGIGRLSMSFLSGIIFFREFTPEGWNDVIYSIVYNGSFIGAEIFIIILLLQVPQVQSVLKQMRRGTLLTN, translated from the coding sequence ATGTTCAAAAACTTTGATATTCAATTGGATCAACTCTCCTTAGAAGTTTGGGTCATACTCGGGGTTATGATTTTGCTTCCCGTAATGCTTTTACTCTTCCATCGCAGTCGGGAAAGTCAGGGCGGCCGGCTGTTACAAACAAAAGTGTTGGTCTATGGCAGTCTTTGTGTGGCCTTATCTTTTTTACTGTCTTATATTCGGCTGTTTCGAATGCCCCAGGGAGGCAGTGTGACCCTGGCGGGTATGCTTCCCATCATTATTTTTGCCGTAGCCTTCGGTCCCCTTCCCGGTATTTTAGCCGGCTTTGCCCTGGGACTTTTGAATCTGATACAAGACCCTTATATTGTTCATTGGATGCAGATTTTCCTGGACTACCCTCTGGCCTATGGCGCCCTGGGACTGGCAGGGATCTATCGGAAGCATCTAAGCATCAGTGCCCTCATCGCCGGCATCGGACGGCTGTCCATGAGTTTTTTATCGGGGATCATCTTCTTTCGGGAGTTCACCCCCGAGGGCTGGAACGATGTTATTTATTCCATTGTCTATAACGGATCCTTCATCGGGGCGGAAATTTTCATCATTATTCTACTCCTTCAGGTTCCCCAGGTACAATCGGTATTAAAGCAAATGCGAAGGGGTACACTGTTGACCAACTAA
- a CDS encoding AI-2E family transporter: MKIQLDRRLVKYALHAFLVITMAIIVYQVLDNMGYFSDQLRLIWKWIRRILSPFIIGIFAAYILNPGVRRFEESVYGRVKFLKDNIRIKRMLSIASMFLIVILFFVMIFIVVTPRVIASISDIMRNFPKYMDNTIVFVENIELTLRAQNLDAFFQEFQIIEEIEGWLENGFQYIRESLDEIIDMIFFQITNITSGVLNFLIGMIMAFYLLYDKNIIKKNINKILYTFFSREMVFRINDFGRDADDLFGRYIVGRSIDSFIIGVIAFIGLSILGIPYRLLFSIIIGVTNMIPYFGPYLGGIPVVIVTMFSSFQEALWVGLFIIALQQFDGLVLGPKILGDSVGIRPIWIILSIYVGGRIFGILGMFLGVPVFAVIVMFLERLINRRLQKRGISAKEAESAPPRIKDPAQEG, from the coding sequence ATGAAAATTCAGTTGGATCGAAGATTGGTAAAGTATGCCCTGCATGCTTTTTTAGTAATTACCATGGCTATTATAGTATATCAAGTGTTGGATAATATGGGCTATTTTTCCGATCAATTAAGGCTGATCTGGAAATGGATCCGAAGGATTCTAAGCCCTTTTATCATTGGCATTTTTGCCGCCTACATTCTTAATCCCGGGGTTCGAAGGTTTGAGGAAAGTGTGTACGGCCGGGTGAAGTTTTTGAAGGATAATATTCGAATTAAACGGATGCTAAGCATCGCCAGTATGTTTTTAATCGTGATCCTTTTCTTTGTGATGATCTTTATTGTGGTGACCCCCCGGGTGATTGCCAGCATATCCGATATTATGCGAAATTTCCCTAAATACATGGACAACACCATCGTCTTTGTGGAAAATATAGAGCTTACCCTAAGAGCCCAAAACCTGGATGCTTTTTTCCAGGAGTTCCAAATTATCGAGGAGATCGAAGGATGGCTGGAAAACGGCTTTCAATATATACGGGAGTCCCTGGATGAAATCATTGATATGATTTTTTTCCAGATCACCAATATTACTTCCGGGGTTTTAAACTTTTTAATCGGTATGATTATGGCATTTTATCTGCTCTACGATAAAAATATTATTAAGAAAAATATCAATAAAATCCTTTATACCTTTTTTTCCAGGGAAATGGTGTTTAGAATCAATGATTTCGGCCGGGACGCTGATGATCTTTTCGGCCGTTACATCGTGGGACGTTCCATCGATTCTTTTATTATCGGCGTGATCGCTTTCATTGGTCTCAGTATTTTAGGCATTCCCTATCGACTGCTTTTCAGTATCATTATCGGGGTCACCAATATGATTCCCTATTTCGGGCCTTACTTAGGGGGGATTCCGGTGGTTATTGTAACCATGTTCTCTTCCTTTCAGGAAGCCCTTTGGGTGGGACTCTTTATTATTGCCCTGCAACAGTTTGACGGATTGGTCCTGGGACCGAAAATTTTAGGAGACAGCGTGGGTATCCGCCCGATTTGGATCATCCTATCCATCTATGTGGGGGGGAGGATCTTCGGAATCCTGGGCATGTTCCTGGGGGTGCCGGTGTTTGCGGTAATCGTCATGTTTTTGGAACGGCTGATCAACCGAAGGCTTCAAAAGCGGGGAATCTCTGCAAAGGAAGCGGAGAGCGCCCCTCCCCGGATAAAAGATCCGGCACAGGAAGGATAA
- a CDS encoding methyl-accepting chemotaxis protein, whose translation MKLSIRMKVIITLIVFISLPALITGYVNYQNSQDLLEGEFKSSTEDTIEDVRNAFHFFLNAQEELVKTLSQDYHLQRVLTDPEANPDLIPATPAPAEEETDNGEELDNEEETEEAPAEEQDTAPESNQYLSRVMDSLDNIVENHQDVFHAYIGTDLGDMYVSPDIDLPEGFDPRERPWYTEAEASDSLTWTDPYEDAGTGDLVVSLARPVNNPENNNFVGVSAIDLNLSALQTLLGDVELGDSGYLILTNAAGEIIAHEDESLVSLDVSETIPNFTDTLVNNPSGDYDFSREEEEFFAVFDTIPGTEWKLIGIMNYSEIDEQTQVILTGTLMSTGITLLIALLAGILISISITKPLKVLVSDMSKVGEGDFTTRSSIATHGEVGEVAKTLNQVTRSLCGLVRNIQKASKNVLDYSDNLNHSIESTSSSSQEVSRAVEEIANGATEQASEAEKGSTMTANLSGKFQELKASSGEMLNASQSVLSANDQGVATLENLNSKADENKGAIDNIENAVVQLNEKTTSIGTILDSISAISEQTNLLALNAAIEAARAGEAGRGFAVVAEEIRKLAEQTSKSTDQISGIISDITEESNQTVSIMKDVKSANLQQSEAIGGVNTSFEDISEATKTITTKIQEINGAIDAMTEDSNEIVSVISNISAVSQQTAASSEEVTASMEQTASTLTEIEKTSGHLISLAHELNEEIEQFKVDEENTASSFSEDGADTDSFTESET comes from the coding sequence ATGAAATTATCCATACGAATGAAAGTCATTATTACCTTGATTGTCTTTATTTCTTTGCCCGCTTTAATCACCGGTTATGTGAATTATCAAAATTCCCAGGACCTATTGGAAGGGGAGTTTAAAAGCTCTACGGAGGACACCATTGAAGACGTAAGAAATGCTTTTCACTTTTTCTTAAACGCTCAGGAAGAGCTGGTAAAAACCTTAAGCCAGGATTACCATCTTCAACGGGTTCTCACGGATCCCGAGGCGAATCCTGATCTGATCCCTGCTACACCGGCTCCCGCTGAAGAGGAGACCGACAACGGAGAGGAGCTTGACAACGAAGAAGAAACAGAAGAAGCCCCGGCAGAAGAACAGGACACCGCCCCGGAGAGCAACCAGTACCTTTCCCGGGTGATGGACTCCCTGGACAATATTGTGGAAAATCATCAAGATGTTTTCCATGCCTATATCGGTACGGACCTGGGAGATATGTATGTCTCTCCGGATATCGATCTTCCCGAGGGTTTTGATCCCAGGGAGCGCCCATGGTACACCGAGGCGGAAGCCAGCGATAGCCTTACCTGGACCGACCCCTACGAAGATGCAGGGACCGGGGATCTTGTGGTTTCCCTGGCAAGACCGGTAAATAACCCGGAGAACAATAACTTTGTGGGCGTTAGTGCCATCGATTTAAATCTGAGTGCTTTACAGACCCTTTTAGGGGATGTGGAGCTTGGGGACAGCGGCTATTTGATCCTTACCAATGCCGCGGGAGAAATCATCGCCCATGAAGATGAATCCCTGGTTTCCTTAGACGTCTCCGAGACCATTCCCAATTTCACCGATACCTTAGTGAACAACCCCTCGGGGGATTATGACTTTAGCCGGGAAGAAGAGGAATTTTTCGCGGTTTTCGATACCATTCCCGGCACGGAGTGGAAACTCATCGGGATTATGAATTACAGCGAAATCGATGAACAGACCCAGGTGATTTTAACCGGGACTTTGATGAGCACCGGGATCACCTTATTGATTGCCCTATTGGCGGGAATACTGATTTCTATAAGTATTACCAAGCCTTTAAAGGTTTTAGTTTCCGACATGTCCAAAGTGGGAGAGGGAGACTTTACTACCCGGTCCTCCATAGCCACCCATGGGGAGGTCGGGGAAGTTGCCAAAACCCTGAATCAGGTAACCCGGTCTCTTTGCGGATTAGTCAGAAACATCCAAAAAGCATCGAAAAACGTTCTGGACTACTCGGATAATTTGAATCACAGCATTGAATCCACCAGCAGTTCCTCCCAAGAGGTTAGCCGGGCTGTGGAAGAAATAGCAAACGGCGCTACGGAACAGGCCAGCGAAGCGGAAAAGGGCTCGACCATGACCGCAAACCTTTCCGGAAAATTCCAGGAGCTTAAAGCCAGCTCCGGAGAAATGCTGAACGCTTCCCAATCCGTTCTTTCTGCCAACGACCAGGGAGTGGCAACTTTGGAAAATCTTAATTCCAAGGCCGATGAGAACAAGGGGGCCATCGATAATATTGAAAATGCCGTGGTGCAGTTAAATGAGAAAACCACCTCCATCGGCACAATTCTTGACAGCATCAGCGCCATCTCGGAACAGACCAACCTCCTGGCCTTAAATGCGGCGATTGAAGCAGCGCGAGCCGGCGAAGCGGGCAGAGGCTTTGCGGTTGTGGCGGAGGAAATTCGTAAGCTGGCGGAACAGACTTCAAAGTCTACGGACCAGATCAGCGGTATCATATCCGACATCACGGAAGAAAGTAATCAAACCGTTAGTATCATGAAGGATGTAAAATCTGCAAACCTTCAGCAATCCGAAGCTATCGGCGGGGTAAACACCTCCTTTGAAGATATTTCCGAAGCCACCAAAACCATCACCACAAAAATACAGGAAATCAACGGAGCCATCGATGCCATGACGGAAGACAGCAATGAAATTGTGTCTGTGATTTCCAACATCTCTGCCGTATCCCAACAAACCGCGGCCTCTTCGGAAGAGGTAACGGCATCCATGGAACAAACCGCCTCCACCTTAACGGAAATCGAAAAGACTTCCGGGCATTTAATATCCTTAGCCCATGAACTCAATGAAGAAATCGAACAATTCAAAGTGGATGAAGAAAACACTGCCTCATCTTTCTCGGAAGATGGCGCAGACACGGATTCCTTTACCGAATCCGAAACTTAG
- a CDS encoding class II SORL domain-containing protein — MEGFGTFFQTGDWKGEKHVPVIHAPEKVTAGEVFELKMSIGDAVGHPNTFEHYISWFKLMYHPEGAKFPIELASFDFAAHGESDIFTEPTGLTSVKLQKSGTIYALSYCNIHGLWMNSQKIEVV, encoded by the coding sequence ATGGAAGGTTTTGGAACTTTTTTTCAAACAGGTGATTGGAAAGGTGAAAAGCACGTACCGGTGATTCATGCTCCGGAAAAGGTTACTGCAGGAGAGGTATTTGAACTTAAAATGTCCATCGGTGATGCGGTGGGACATCCGAACACCTTTGAACATTACATTTCCTGGTTTAAGCTGATGTACCATCCCGAAGGGGCAAAGTTCCCTATCGAATTGGCAAGCTTTGATTTTGCCGCCCACGGGGAAAGTGATATTTTCACGGAACCTACGGGACTTACTTCAGTAAAGCTTCAAAAATCCGGAACGATTTATGCCCTTAGCTACTGTAATATCCATGGCTTATGGATGAACAGCCAAAAAATCGAAGTGGTCTAG
- a CDS encoding glutamate-cysteine ligase family protein, protein MKKESIKEQLISILKNGEKSPEDVKLGIEIEHLVVHRNNFQSVTYYETLGIETLLKKLEKKGYQGKYEEGYLVGLSKGEMEITLEPGGQLEFSTRPCIHLAHIEEVYDQFLGDVLPIVTEHNQYLLGVGYHPQSLIKDIPFNPKKRYEYMSEYLHKKGKYALNMMKGTASIQVAIDYVSEEDFIKKFRVANFLTPLFYLITDNAPIFEGEIYKNFSLRTLIWENTDPRRSGIITGSLDKRFNYRDYAEYLLHSEPICVLDQQGLKPVGEKSLWEVYQEAEGLSKEELEHLYTMVFPDVRGKNYIEIRMADSMPADLSMAYLAMIKGLFYHQGNLEKLYQKSLAYGDEDIQGLKEGVVTQGYQVPFGGKDLGSFGEELIQMGEAALEKEERSMITPLKKLIMNKETYGQRIKAGYKELGMEGLLPLRVIKEP, encoded by the coding sequence TTGAAGAAGGAATCCATCAAAGAACAATTGATCAGCATATTAAAAAACGGAGAAAAGTCTCCGGAGGATGTAAAACTGGGAATTGAAATCGAACACCTGGTGGTACATCGAAATAATTTTCAGTCCGTTACTTATTACGAAACCTTAGGAATCGAAACCCTGCTTAAAAAGCTGGAAAAGAAAGGGTACCAAGGGAAGTACGAGGAAGGTTATCTCGTAGGGTTGTCGAAAGGGGAAATGGAGATCACCCTAGAGCCCGGGGGTCAGCTGGAGTTTTCCACCCGTCCCTGTATTCATCTTGCCCATATTGAAGAAGTATATGATCAATTTCTAGGAGATGTACTCCCCATTGTAACCGAGCATAACCAGTATCTTTTAGGAGTGGGCTACCACCCCCAAAGCCTGATTAAGGATATTCCCTTTAATCCCAAGAAACGGTACGAGTACATGTCCGAGTACCTCCATAAAAAAGGAAAGTACGCACTGAATATGATGAAGGGTACCGCCTCGATACAGGTGGCCATTGATTATGTATCGGAAGAGGATTTCATTAAGAAGTTCCGGGTGGCCAATTTTTTAACCCCGCTTTTTTATTTAATCACGGATAATGCCCCGATATTTGAAGGGGAAATTTATAAAAATTTCAGCCTTCGCACCCTGATATGGGAAAACACCGATCCCCGTCGCAGCGGAATCATCACGGGTTCCTTGGATAAACGCTTTAATTACAGGGATTATGCCGAATACTTACTACATAGTGAGCCTATTTGTGTTTTGGACCAGCAGGGGTTAAAGCCCGTGGGGGAAAAATCCCTATGGGAAGTTTATCAAGAGGCGGAGGGACTTTCCAAAGAAGAGCTGGAACACCTTTATACCATGGTATTTCCTGATGTGCGGGGAAAAAATTACATTGAAATACGGATGGCGGATTCCATGCCGGCGGATTTGAGTATGGCTTACTTGGCTATGATCAAAGGACTGTTCTATCACCAAGGGAACTTGGAGAAACTCTATCAGAAGTCTTTGGCCTATGGGGATGAAGACATTCAAGGGCTGAAAGAAGGGGTGGTAACTCAGGGTTATCAGGTTCCTTTCGGCGGCAAAGACCTTGGGAGCTTTGGGGAAGAACTGATCCAAATGGGGGAGGCGGCCCTGGAGAAGGAAGAACGATCCATGATTACCCCGCTAAAGAAATTGATTATGAACAAAGAAACTTACGGGCAGCGGATCAAAGCCGGATATAAAGAACTAGGAATGGAAGGGTTGTTACCACTGCGAGTAATTAAAGAGCCTTAG
- a CDS encoding MATE family efflux transporter, with amino-acid sequence MNFAEKKEMILSGKIHKIIIALAAPIMFNNFIQTLYNLSDTYWVSQLGSDEVAAMTLVFPVIFLILSIAMGMNMAGTSLISQYIGSNQEDRAEKVASQLFSFLLVLSTILGLGGYFLTPTIVSLMGGQGNVLLYGSQYLSIMFLEMPIIFMFIVYNAIMQGQGNTFTPMILNVAGSLLNVVLSPVFIFGLGPLPFMGIQGAAIATLISRSIFVGYGIYTLFIRKDGINIRKKYILPDFKVLKKIIKVGLPASIGQSAAAFGFIILNMFVLSYGDSALAAFGIGNRINSVVMMPAMGIGNAIAPIIGQNLGADQIPRARSTFKTSIAMSTTFMAVGGLIAFTFSESIIKIFASGDPQVIALGTDYLRLISLSIPLMGIFQILNGTFQGSGHTMYSMFINMFRLWGLRIPMIYILGRVTDLGADAIWYSMVTSNFLICVIGMGIYLKGNWEEKIIDEEDLDELKTDASKKALAS; translated from the coding sequence ATGAATTTTGCAGAAAAAAAAGAAATGATTTTATCAGGGAAAATCCATAAAATCATTATAGCCCTGGCGGCGCCCATCATGTTTAACAACTTTATCCAAACCCTGTACAACCTCTCGGATACTTATTGGGTCAGTCAATTAGGCTCCGATGAAGTGGCCGCCATGACCTTGGTATTTCCCGTAATCTTTTTGATTCTTTCCATTGCCATGGGCATGAATATGGCGGGAACCTCCTTAATCTCCCAGTATATCGGCTCTAATCAAGAGGATCGGGCAGAAAAGGTGGCCTCACAGCTTTTTTCCTTTTTATTGGTTCTATCCACAATCCTCGGGTTAGGGGGGTATTTTCTAACCCCAACCATTGTAAGCCTAATGGGCGGTCAAGGGAATGTCCTCCTCTACGGATCCCAATACCTTAGCATCATGTTTTTGGAGATGCCCATTATTTTTATGTTTATTGTCTACAATGCCATTATGCAGGGCCAGGGAAATACCTTTACCCCCATGATTCTGAACGTGGCCGGCTCACTATTAAATGTGGTTTTATCCCCGGTGTTCATCTTCGGCCTGGGACCGCTGCCCTTCATGGGTATCCAAGGGGCGGCCATTGCCACACTGATTTCCCGTTCCATCTTTGTGGGCTATGGAATCTATACCCTGTTCATCCGAAAAGACGGCATCAATATTCGAAAAAAATACATCCTTCCCGATTTCAAGGTTCTAAAAAAAATCATCAAAGTAGGCCTTCCTGCTTCCATCGGTCAGTCCGCCGCCGCCTTCGGTTTTATTATTTTAAATATGTTTGTCCTAAGCTACGGCGACTCCGCCCTGGCAGCCTTTGGCATTGGAAACCGCATTAACAGCGTGGTCATGATGCCCGCCATGGGCATCGGAAATGCCATCGCACCGATTATCGGTCAAAACTTGGGCGCCGACCAGATCCCCCGGGCCCGGTCTACCTTTAAAACCAGCATTGCCATGTCCACGACCTTTATGGCCGTGGGGGGGCTCATCGCCTTTACCTTTTCCGAGTCCATCATCAAAATTTTCGCTAGCGGGGATCCCCAGGTCATCGCCCTGGGTACGGATTATCTGCGTTTAATTTCCCTTTCCATACCCTTAATGGGCATATTTCAGATACTCAACGGAACTTTTCAAGGATCCGGTCATACCATGTATTCCATGTTTATTAACATGTTCCGATTGTGGGGACTTCGGATTCCCATGATCTATATCTTAGGCCGGGTTACCGACCTTGGGGCCGATGCAATTTGGTACTCGATGGTAACGAGTAATTTTCTGATCTGTGTCATCGGTATGGGTATTTATCTCAAAGGAAACTGGGAGGAAAAAATCATTGATGAAGAGGATTTAGATGAATTGAAAACAGATGCCTCTAAAAAAGCTTTAGCCTCATAA
- a CDS encoding extracellular solute-binding protein produces the protein MNLFKNRKITVLLGLLIVVLALAGCNEASGDEGAGELVVYSARNENFVNALLEKFEEDTGIEVQALHGGETIVNRVKEESGNVQGDVFISNDVGALEHLRMEGLLESIEREEFTGIDEQYRGEDNSWIALSARTRVLMYNKDLITEEEMPKNIWELTDSQYEEAFAITRGGNGGMIGHVSALRNEWGDERTMEWIEGVSDNAGGILQGHGDIRRAVGAGEFKFGLVNNYYFHQQLAEPSNNNVDAIYPDQEEGEMGAVVNAAGFGRIKDGPNDESLQAFVDWILEPENQQMFSNASLEVPINPDIEVVDGAKAISEYKVQGMSLRELGHVWEDTRRLIEESGLDLEIR, from the coding sequence ATGAACTTATTTAAGAACAGAAAAATAACAGTTCTTTTGGGACTGCTGATTGTAGTACTGGCCCTAGCCGGTTGTAACGAAGCCTCGGGGGACGAAGGGGCGGGGGAACTGGTGGTATACTCTGCAAGAAATGAAAACTTTGTAAACGCCCTTTTGGAGAAGTTCGAAGAAGATACGGGAATTGAAGTACAGGCCCTTCATGGGGGAGAGACCATTGTCAACCGGGTAAAAGAAGAGTCCGGCAACGTACAGGGGGATGTTTTTATCTCCAATGACGTCGGTGCCCTGGAGCACTTAAGAATGGAAGGCCTCTTAGAATCTATTGAAAGAGAAGAATTCACCGGGATTGATGAACAGTACCGGGGGGAGGATAACTCCTGGATTGCTCTATCCGCAAGAACCCGGGTACTGATGTACAATAAAGACTTGATTACGGAAGAGGAAATGCCCAAAAACATCTGGGAGCTCACGGATTCTCAGTATGAAGAGGCCTTCGCCATCACCCGGGGAGGCAACGGAGGAATGATCGGTCACGTATCCGCCCTTCGAAATGAGTGGGGAGATGAGCGGACCATGGAATGGATTGAAGGGGTAAGTGATAACGCCGGGGGAATTCTCCAAGGCCATGGGGATATTCGTCGAGCCGTAGGGGCGGGAGAGTTCAAGTTCGGCCTGGTAAACAACTATTATTTCCATCAGCAACTGGCGGAGCCTTCCAACAACAATGTGGATGCAATTTATCCCGATCAGGAAGAGGGGGAAATGGGCGCCGTGGTTAACGCCGCCGGTTTCGGAAGAATCAAGGACGGCCCTAATGATGAGAGCCTACAGGCTTTTGTGGACTGGATTTTAGAGCCGGAGAATCAACAGATGTTTTCCAATGCCTCCTTGGAAGTTCCCATAAATCCTGATATTGAAGTGGTAGACGGAGCGAAAGCGATTTCCGAGTATAAGGTTCAGGGAATGTCTCTACGGGAACTGGGGCATGTTTGGGAAGATACCCGGCGGCTGATTGAAGAGT
- a CDS encoding glutathionylspermidine synthase family protein, with protein MSQHELFQRFKEDVQKEPERYIREYVKVQDRVNHSPAIYKGEPVKFLYQPYFFSDQDIRRFKELTNTLGEILKKVIRRYMEEPDFRKHFGFSPYLEELILKDPGYHHPFPMARFDIFYHQDGSFQFCELNADGSSGMVEARELDRIIYDSLALDRYKEEYDFHTFELFDSWIDALRDNYHQFAGTRKTPQVAIVDFIKDKPPSEFVEFQKAFQKRGYSTIIADPRDLELRGEHLYHGDFRIDCIYRRTVTWEVEKHRKEVQDYVRAYLQGKVCIVGSFRSQIIHNKIIFSVLHDEEATGFLNPEEREFIQRHIPFTVPFSSKEPRLLEMILKNKDRYVLKPSDKFACHGVSVGRDYLSEQWRQFAEEEVDEEYLIQEFCNVPSREMAIFSKDQVTFQECNYITGVYVYNGSFQGIYHRAGRENIIGSLVEGFSLPNYLVRKK; from the coding sequence ATGAGTCAGCATGAACTGTTTCAACGATTCAAAGAAGATGTTCAAAAAGAGCCGGAGAGGTATATCCGGGAATATGTGAAGGTTCAGGATCGGGTAAACCATTCGCCGGCAATTTATAAAGGGGAGCCGGTGAAGTTTTTATACCAGCCCTACTTTTTCTCGGATCAGGATATTCGCCGATTTAAAGAACTGACAAACACCCTGGGAGAAATTTTAAAAAAGGTAATTCGCCGTTATATGGAAGAGCCCGATTTTCGAAAGCATTTTGGCTTTTCTCCATATTTAGAGGAACTGATTCTTAAAGATCCCGGATATCACCATCCCTTTCCCATGGCCCGCTTCGATATTTTTTACCACCAGGACGGATCTTTTCAGTTCTGTGAGCTTAATGCCGACGGCTCTTCAGGAATGGTAGAGGCCCGAGAGTTGGACCGGATTATTTATGATTCCCTGGCCTTGGACCGATACAAAGAGGAATACGATTTTCATACCTTTGAGCTCTTCGATTCATGGATCGATGCATTGAGGGATAATTATCATCAGTTTGCAGGGACCCGGAAGACTCCGCAAGTGGCCATTGTAGATTTTATAAAGGATAAGCCTCCCAGTGAATTTGTTGAATTTCAAAAGGCTTTTCAAAAAAGAGGATATTCCACCATTATCGCGGATCCTAGAGATTTAGAGTTGCGGGGAGAGCATTTATACCACGGGGATTTTCGAATTGACTGCATCTACCGCCGTACGGTAACCTGGGAAGTGGAAAAACACCGAAAGGAAGTACAGGACTATGTTAGGGCCTATCTTCAAGGGAAGGTTTGTATTGTAGGCTCCTTCCGTTCCCAAATCATTCATAATAAAATCATTTTTTCCGTTCTCCATGATGAAGAGGCCACGGGCTTTTTAAATCCGGAAGAACGGGAGTTTATCCAAAGGCATATTCCCTTCACGGTTCCCTTCAGTTCCAAGGAGCCGAGACTCCTGGAGATGATTCTTAAAAACAAAGACCGCTACGTCCTAAAACCCTCGGATAAATTTGCCTGTCACGGGGTGTCCGTGGGAAGGGATTACCTCAGTGAACAGTGGCGGCAATTCGCTGAAGAAGAAGTGGATGAAGAATACTTAATTCAAGAATTTTGCAACGTTCCCTCCCGGGAAATGGCGATTTTTTCAAAGGATCAGGTGACCTTTCAGGAGTGCAACTACATTACGGGGGTTTATGTCTACAATGGTTCTTTTCAAGGGATTTATCATCGGGCGGGGAGAGAAAACATCATCGGAAGTCTCGTGGAGGGTTTTTCCCTACCGAATTATTTAGTTCGGAAAAAGTAA